TTCAGTTCCCTGCCTGTCTCATGGGTCACCCCTAGTGTTTTTGGGTCTCCAGGAACACAACCAAGCCCGTGGCACAGCTGGAAGGATCCTGGCATGTCCGTGCTGggtgctcccagctggagctgagccagACGTGTGTGGAGACTGGAAGACACGGGGCAAACTCCCACATCATGGTGTCACTGAAGCCCCAGGTCGCTGTTTACGCTTAATTCttttgggcagcagcaggttcATTAATGAGCCTGGGCACtgagagcagctcaggctgTTGGCAGCTTTGCTGTCCCATGTAGGATGAACTTGGGATTTACAATCAGGGATAGCCTCAGTGGGTCCAGCTCTgtctggggggctgggggtacCCACCTCCCATCAGGTGGGTTTGTTCTGGTGGTTGCAGTCCTGGGCTTGCAAAGgactttatttttccctctaagCATAAGGTTGGGATGTTGACCCACAGAAAATGTTGTATTGTGAGGGATCAAGCCCATATTTTGCCATCACTGCAGGCTGAGCCATGGGCAAGTGCTCTCTAATCCCATGGCTAATTCTGCTCCCTGGGAACCATCACCATTTGATACTCTTCAATGAAATGTGACCTGCTGGATACCTGATGGAGAAACTGCTCTTTGACTTGGGCAACAACATTTATCCAAAACCAGCCTAAGCTACTGGGGAGATTccacatcccagtgctcccagttcttcCCTATCCCAAACATTGGCAGGTTGTTGCATCTATCTCCCACATTTGGGCAATTCCTTGAAGCAGGAACAGGATCAGTGGGGCACCACTGTGTGGTCACCACAGGGCTGGATCCTGCCAGGAGCCAATGCAATTCCCtactccagctcctgcaggtgaACAGAAAACCCAGGTCATTCCCAAATAAGATGGGATTGTACCATCCCTGAGGGGCTGTTctgtttctggaaagaaaattcacatGTCTTTGTGAATGGGAAGGAAGAATGTTGGTATATTCAAGAAACAGGGGGAAAGGGCTGAGGGAGAGCaataagatttaaaatattcagaactGATGAATAAGCAATTGTCTTGGGAACCAGTGACTCTTCagtgggaagctgctggaagctggggGAAGGATGAGCCCCCACACAGTGGGGAGAGGGTGggcaaaggaaaacagcttAATTGAGGAAAGGGAAATGTCTCATTAACAAGGTTTTGTGCTCACAGAGTGAACTGGGGGCATTTTGAGGATTAGGAGGAGGAATTTGGGTCTGGTGGAGTGGACCCCTGGCTGTGTCAAGATCCAGCCTTAGTCAATGGGGGAGGTCTTCCAGCACTGACATCTCCAGACTCTCCCTCATCACCAGTTGGCAGCTTCAATCCCACACCCTGGTCTCCATCTGTTACTATTGGAAGTGCATAAAAGGCTTTTGATTTACAGACGAAAGCTGGGAAAGTGGAATTTGAGGGCTTTAGCATCCATGGAGGATGAGGCCTAGCGGTGTGAAGATCTTTTGGGCCCAGAATAAAAGCACTTTGAGTgttgtttgtggggtttgtgagtgattttttttcatgttttttaacATGTTGCTGTTTTAGATAGAAAATTTCTGCCTATGCAATGGTGCTGCAGGATCTGCAAGGAGAGAATTGCATCTTCAGGAGAGTTTGGAGGATACTGAGATTGTTTTCTTGTTATTCCTTTCCTGCCTGGAAGAGGAAATGAGTTAATTTGAGCCAGAATTTGGGCTGCtagtcttttaaaataaaattatatcttGATGACTCTTGGCAGAAGAGGTTTTTGTTGACTAGGGCTTGCAAACGATCTCAGCTAAAGGGCTTTGGGGGTTCACAAAGGTGAGTTTTTCCAAGTTCAGGTGAGTTTTTAGAACTTGAATTCAAAATCATGGAATagcctgagttggaagggaccttaaagcccatccagtttCATGCTCTGACATGTGCAGGGACACTTtctgctgtcccagggtgctccaaaccccatccaacctggccttggacactgggatccaggggcagccacagcttcactgggcaacctgtgccaggtcATCCCCACTCTCACAGGAAAGAGTAAATTTAGAGGTAGTTTCATCACTCCCCAGACCACCCCCCTGAGCCAGACCTTGCTCATTTTTTATGCCTGGGAGTCACAAGAGAGCTGAAAACTGCTTCCTatctctgattttatttaatttttagaaagcaGGGTTCCTGTACAGAAATGCCACTGTAAGGCAAATATCCCAAGGGTTGGAGCTGGAAATAGTGTCTGAAGTAGTTTGTGAGATGCTATGGATCCGGCATATTCGGCTCCTTCACacttggagcagctgctgtaGTGGGAGGTGTGATGGGAGGCCTTGGGGTCACTTTAATTTCATACAGCTATAGTCAgacatacatacatatttataaagGTACACAAAGAGTTCCCTCAGAGCATCCTGGCTACAGCATGGCCCAGTCTGGGCAGGATCTCCCAGTGCTGTTCACCTGCACTAGGATTTGTCCCCAGTCTCCCAGCCCAGATGAGGGACTGGAGGAGCTGTTTTTTAGGTGGGAAGAAGCTGGTTTGGCCTCCAAATCcctgctgggatgctgctgaTGTTTGGCCTCCAAATatgctgggatgctgctggaatGGGGGTCATcgctgctccatcccctggcCATACCCATATTCCCAGCATCACATCCATGTCCAGGGCAGCCTTAGCTGCAGTCAGAGGTCTCAAAATAACACTAACATAACAATGACATGAACTGTAGAAAGTTTTCTCTGGGAGCAATCCCAGTTTGAGGAACTCCAGGAGAATCTTTACAATGGATCTGGAGCTTTTTGAAAACAGTGTCTCTGAAGTGGCATAAGTTTTTCTTCCCATGTCCAGTTGTCTTTTGGACACAGCCCAGAGGGGGATGGAATAAGGTCCCATGACATGgcagagaaaatggcctcaagtcACTCCAGGGGAGGattaggctggatattagggaatgtttcttccttgaaagggttgtccagccctTTCAAGGgacagctccccagggcagtggtggagtaACATCACTGAAGAGATTTAAACATCAATGTGTGGGTGTGGCATGTGGGACATGGGCTATTGGTGGCCTTTGTAGTGGTAGAAGAAcagttgaacttgatgatcttggagggcttttccaacctgaatgattctgtgatgctaTGATCACTTCCTGGCACAGTTCCTTTCTGCCATGTGAGTATTTCCCCTCTTGCCATGGGCTGTGGTGTCATCCTGGCCCGTGCAGGAGGATAAGCACACAGACATTGCAGTTCTggtgccctgggctctgccaaGTACACGTGTTGGAGGGTGACAGCCCCTGCTGGGTGTTGTTGGTTGAGGTGGTGGCATCAATGGAGCATATTTGCCCAACTTGCCTCTTGTTCTTGTCCTCTCCCTACATCATTTGGTGAGTCTCAattctcccatttttctttctcaggatGTAAAAAGTTTTTGCAGTCAGTCTGTATGCAAACCCAGCAGTGTTACCAAGCAGCGCCCAGCCCACCATTCTGCTACAACTCTGTGGTGGTGACCTGGGTGACTTCTGAGTGCAGCTCATCTCCTCCGTGTCCCCGGCAGCCCCGCTGGGGGCTGCCCACGTCTAGTCATGCCGGTTTGTTGCGGGCTTCGGAAGGGGTGCAGGTGGAGACGTGCTCCCGCGTGGTGTTCCTGGCGCGGGAGAAGCTGTTCTGGTCCACACGGGCTCGGAAAGGCAGGCAGAACTCTCGGAAGCACCTCTTGAAGTTTTCATCCAGGAAAGCATAAAGGACAGGGTTGAGGCTGCTGTTGGTGTAGCCGAGAGCAATGCAGAAGTGCAGGCTGGCCACCACATAGGGGTTCTTCTTGTCTATGTCCACCAGCGTCCAGATGATGACGAAGATGTGGATGGGTGTCCAGCAGATGATGAAGgctgccaccaccaccagcaccatGCGTGTGATGCGCCGCAAGTTGCGATCCTTCTCCTTAGAGCCTGAGAGGAGCCGGACACTCTTCAGGCGAAGGATCATCAGCCCGTAGCAGATGGTGATGACCAAAATGGGGACCAGGAAGGCAAAGATGAAGACACAGATCTTGGTCACAGTGTCCCAGTAGATGGGAGGGTCAGGAAACTGGAGAGTGCACAGGACAATACCATCTGTAGGACAGAGGAGGGTCAAAGAGGAAGCTCAGTGTCTGCTGAGAATATTCTGCCTTCTGCTCAGTCATGTTAAAACTCCAGGGAGATGCATTCCTACCTGCCTGCTCTTAGTAGAGGTTCCCCGGGAGCTCTGTGCCATCAGACCCTGTCCACAAGACACTGAAGGGAGGTAGTGGATGCAGTGACCCTGGAACCTTTTCCCTGCAGAGCCTCCTGAGCCATTCAAAGCGAATCCTGCCTTCTGCCAACCCCTATGATGGACATCCATCCCCATGTCACATCCCCATATCACCCTCCACTGAAATCTGTCCACTCCCTTAAGATGCCCAGAGCTTTACTAGCAGCCAAGGACCAGTGTCCCCACGCAGGAGCTGCAAATCTTAGTGTGGGCCACTTGGAGACTTTGCAGCATCACTGGGGTTTCTTTTAGGCCCCTGCTTTGCATTCCAGGAGGTGGGGAGAGGCACTGGTTGGACTCGAGATGGGGAAAGGTGTGGGATCCCTACCCTTAAGGGAAAGGGAGGACAATTTCTGGGACAGTTAATAGATGGGAAATAACACCCATGATGCTTTTTCCAAGAGAGGGCACATTTATGGTGTCATGGACAGTTGCCCACCACTGACCACAAATCTGCTACAGGACCAGAAGTCAAGTTTGCCAGGTCACCCCTGGGATGGACTgatgggacaggaggggacatgTCCCACGAGACACTTGCCTTTTGACTTGGTGACCGCCATGATCATGATGGGCACCCCGATGAGGGAGGAGAGCACCCAGATGCAGACATTGATGATCTTGGCTTTGGCCGGCGTGCGGAAGTCCAGGGCCTTGACCGGGTGGCACACGGCGATGTAGCGGTCTACGCTCATCATGGTGAGGGTGAAGATGCTGGTGAACATGTTGTAGTAGTCAATAGAGAGCACAACCTTGCAGAGCAATTCCCCAAAGGGCCAGGTCTCC
The sequence above is a segment of the Vidua chalybeata isolate OUT-0048 chromosome 25, bVidCha1 merged haplotype, whole genome shotgun sequence genome. Coding sequences within it:
- the OPRD1 gene encoding delta-type opioid receptor; translation: MELPMDVTMDVPVELPSLLPTATVIPWGNGTAWAPLPGHGVNDTGLQRAKNATSILIAIVITALYSVVCVVGLLGNVLVMYGIVRYTKMKTATNIYIFNLALADALATSTLPFQSAKYLMETWPFGELLCKVVLSIDYYNMFTSIFTLTMMSVDRYIAVCHPVKALDFRTPAKAKIINVCIWVLSSLIGVPIMIMAVTKSKDGIVLCTLQFPDPPIYWDTVTKICVFIFAFLVPILVITICYGLMILRLKSVRLLSGSKEKDRNLRRITRMVLVVVAAFIICWTPIHIFVIIWTLVDIDKKNPYVVASLHFCIALGYTNSSLNPVLYAFLDENFKRCFREFCLPFRARVDQNSFSRARNTTREHVSTCTPSEARNKPA